AGCGATCCGCTCCGACTAGCCCTCTGCGCCGTACGTCCTCAACATGTCGGCGATCTCATCGTGTCCAGCCGCGATGGCGCGAGCCAGCGGGCGAGCGGGGGGCACCTCGCGCGGGAAGTCCACGTCCGCCCCCTGCTCGATGAGAAACGCCGCCATCTCCTGTCTGCCCTGAAGCGCCGCCTCAGCGAGGGGCGTCTTGAACTCCCACAACTCGATGCTGTTCACGTCGATTCCCGCGTCGAGGAAGAAGCGCGCCATCTCGACGTCCCCGCGCTGAGCCGCCGTGTGCAGGAACGTCTTGCCCAACCAGTCGCGCCGCCTAATGTCAAGTCCGTGCCGCATCAGCAACTCGAACTGGGCAACGGTCTCAGGGTACTCGTCGCTGGGCCAGTCGGAATGCGGTTCGATCCGCTCGCCGAGTCGCGGGTAGGCTTCGAGTGCGGCGCGCAGAAGGTCGAGATCGCCC
This genomic interval from Candidatus Poribacteria bacterium contains the following:
- a CDS encoding ankyrin repeat domain-containing protein — protein: MQDLLRAYGAVTPHFALTAENLRERVRHDTTILEDTEHLRRFIQLGDLDLLRAALEAYPRLGERIEPHSDWPSDEYPETVAQFELLMRHGLDIRRRDWLGKTFLHTAAQRGDVEMARFFLDAGIDVNSIELWEFKTPLAEAALQGRQEMAAFLIEQGADVDFPREVPPARPLARAIAAGHDEIADMLRTYGAEG